The Streptomyces sp. NBC_00162 sequence AGACGCCGGAGCCGACGCCGGAGCCCTTGCCGTCGCCCTGGTCGACCGAGGGTGAACCGGACGGCATGGCCGACTCCTTGCCGTCCTGTGCCGCGGGCTTGCCGCGGTCACCGCCGACCGCGAGGTACACGCCGCCGCCGAGGACGAGCAGTACGCCGGCCAGCACCGCCAGGACGATCGCCGTCCGGCCACTGATCCGGCGGCCCCCGCCGCCACCGGTCCCACTGGGCTGGGGCTGGAAGGGTTCGGGGGGCGGCCCGAAGCCGGCAGGTGTCTGGTTCATGGCACGAGTGTGGCCGATCCGGAAGTCTTTCTAGAATAGATTTTTAGACGACTTGCCCCCGGGCCCCCCGGCCGCCGAGTCGCCCGGGGGAGGGGGCCGGGCTACGTTGGACGGTGGATCCTTCTCTCCACGTGGCAGGAGGCCGGGCATGACGACACGGTGGCGCAGTGCGGTGGTGGGAGCGGCCGCGGCGGGGCTGCTGCTGGTGCCCCTGGGCGTGGGAGCCGGAAACGCGGGGGGCACGGCGGGCCTCGCGCCCGCCGTCGCGGCGGCCGTGACGCCCGCTGCCGAGGACTTTCCCCGGCTGACCCCCGCGGTGGCCGCGCAGCTGGACGAGGCCGTCAAGCAGGTCATGACCGAGGCGAAGGTGCCCGGGGTGATGGTGGCCCTGTCGGCGCCGGGCAAGGGCGAGTACGTACGGTCCTTCGGTGTCGCGGACAAGGCGACGGACGCACCGATGACCACCGACCTCTACATGCGGATCGGCAGCGTGACCAAGACGTTCACCGTGACCGCCCTGCTGCAGCTGGTCGACGAGGGCAAGGTCGGGCTGGACGACCCGATCGGCAAGTACGTGGACGGCGTCCCGAACGGGGACCGGATCACCCTGCGCGAGCTGGCGGGGATGCGGAGCGGGTTGTTCAACTACTCCGAGGACGAAGGCTTCTTCAAGGCCCTGACGAGCGATCCCCGGCGGCCGTTCACCCCGCAGGAGCTGCTCGGGTACTCCTTCAAGCACCCGGTGCTCTTCGAACCGGGCGCGAAGTTCCTCTACTGCAACACCAACCTGATCCTGCTCGGGCTGGTCGTGGAGAAGGTGACCGGGCAGAAGCTCGACGACTACGTCAACCGGGAGGTCGTCGCGGCGGCCGGGCTGAAGCACACCATGTTCCCGGCCGGCGCGGAGTTCCCGAGTCCGCACGCCCACGGCTACACGGACCAGACGGCCTCCGGGAAGACCGAGGACGCCACGAACTGGAACCCCTCCTGGGGCTGGGCGGCCGGAGCGATGAACTCCGACCTCACCGACATGCGGAGCTGGGCGAAGACGCTGGCCACCGGGAGCCTGCTGACCCCCGCCACCCAGGCCGAGCGGCTGAAGGTGACCCCGGCGCTTCCGGGCACGGGCTACGGCCTGGGCATCTTCAACGTCCAGGGCTGGATCGGGCACAACGGCTCCCTGCCCGGCTACGAGGCGCTGGTTGTGTACATGCCGCAGACGCAGGCCACGATGGTGGTGCTGCTCAACACGGACATCGGCTACGAGGGCTCGGAGCCCAGCACGCTGTTCGGTGAGGCGATCACGAAGGTCGTCACCCCGGAGCACGTGTTCTCGCTGCCCGCCCAGCCCGTCTCCGGCAACTGACCCGAGGCGCTGTCCCCCTGTCCGATCCCGCGCGCACAATGGTGCCGGCGCGCGGGAGCGGACTTGAGGAGATGTGGATGAGCGGTCAGGCAACAGGGTCCGGGGTCGCGGTACGCACCGCGGGCGAGGCGGACCTCGAGGTGGCGGCGGAGCTGTTCCGCGGCTACCTGGAGTTCTACGAGGTCGACGTGAAGGACGCGGAGCGGCCGCGCGCCTTCCTGGCGGAGCGCCTCGCGAACGACGAGTCCCAGGTCCTGCTAGCCGAAGTCCCGGGCGCCGGGACGGTGGGATTCGCGCAGGTCTACCGGACGTTCTCCTCGCTCTCCATGCGGCCCGTGTGGGTCCTGGGCGACCTGTACGTCGCCCCCTCCGGCCGCCGCACCGGCGCGGGCCGGGCCCTGCTGCACGAGGTGCTGCGCCGGGCCCGCGAGGCCGGGGTGGCCGGCGTGCAGCTGGAGACCGCGTACGACAACACCGTCGCGCAGGGGCTGTACGAGGCGGAGGGCTTCGTCCGCGAGGGCTTCCACGTCTACTTCCACGAACTGGGCTGAGCGACGCGCAGCGGTCACTTGGCGTCGGCGTAGCACTCCACGACCGCCGTCGTGAACGGGAACCGGACCGGGGTGTCGCCGAAGGCGATCCGGCCGGCCCGGTCACCGGCGGCGCGGATCGCCTCGGCGACGGCCGCGGCCTCCTCGGCCGGGCAGTGCACGATCACCTCGTCGTGCTGGAAGAACACCAGCTCGGCGCGCATCCCGGCCAGGGTCTGCCGCAGGCCCGCGAGCAGCAGCAGGGCCCAGTCGGCGGCGCTGCCCTGTACGACGAAGTTACGGGTGAACCGGCCGCGGGCCCGGGTGTTGGTCGAGGCGTAGCTCGGGGTCCAGGCGTCCTCCCGGTCCTGCGGGATCCCGGCCTCGCCCTCGTCCGGGGTCTCGGCGGGCGGCGGGCAGGTGCGGCCCAGCCAGGTCCGTACGAGCCGGCCCTCCTCGCCCGCCTTCGCCGCGTCGTCCACGTATGCCACGGCCCGCGGGAAGCGGCGGCGCAGTGCGGCCAGGTTCTTCAGGCCGTCCCCGGAGGTCTGCCCGTAGACGGCGCCCAGGACGGCGATCTTGGCCTTGTCGCGGTCGCCGGAGAAGCCCTGCCGGGAGACGGCGGTGTAGAGGTCCGCAAGTTCCCCGGCCACTTCCATGAAGGCGGGGTCGCGGGAGATCGCGGCGAGCACCCGCGGCTCCATCTGGTCGGCGTCGGCCACCACCAGCCGCCAGCCCGGGTCGGCGACGACGGCCCGGCGGATCACCTTGGGGATCTGCAGGGCGCCGCCGCCGTTGGTGACCCAGCGGCCGGTGAGGGTGCCGGCCGGGATGAACTCCGGGCGGAAGCGGCCGTCCCGCACCCAGTCCGCGAGCCAGCTCCAGCCGTGGGCGGTGTAGATCCGGTACAGCTTCTTGTACTCGATCAGCGGCTCGACGGCGGGGTGGTCCAGCTCCTGGATCTCCCAGCGGCGGGTGGACTTGAGTTTGATCCCGGCCTCGGCGAAGGCCTTGATGACGTCGGCGGGCAGATCGGGGCGCACGCGCCGGCCGAAGGCGGCGGAGATCCGGTCGGCCAGCTCGGCGAGGCGGCGGGGCTCGCCGCCGCCCGCGTACCGCTCGCCGAGCAGCTCCGTCAGCAGGGCGCGGTGGACGTCGGCCCGCCAGGGCAGGCCCGCGCGGTTCATCTCGGCGGCGACGAGGAAGGCCGCGGACTCGGCGGCGGTGAGCAGCCGCATGCGGTCGGGATGGGCGGTGGCGCCGATCCGTCTCGCCTGGTCGGCGTGGACGGCGAGCAGGGCGTCGAGGGGTACGGGGGTGGCGGGCCGCGGATCGAAGAGGGAGTCCTGGGCGCCGGGTTCGGCGGCGCGCTGTGGCGGGTCGGGCGGTACGGGGGCGTTGGTGAGCCGGGCCCAGGCGGCGGCGGCCGAGCGGGGCTCGCCGAAGCGGCCCTCGTGGCCGAGGAGCAGCAGCTCGGCGTCCTCGACGTCGTAGCAGCGCTCGACGCGGGCGCCGGCGGCGAGCAGGCGGGGGTACACGGCGGCGGTGGACCGCCAGACCCAGCGGGTGCCGGCCGGTGCGGCGCGGATGGCTTCGGCGGGGTGGCGTACGCGGATCCGGGACCCGGCGCCGGGGTCCACGGGCGCGGCGTGCCACAGCCCCTCGCCGTCCTCGGCGAGTCCCCACCGACCTGCGCTTTCGCTCACGCAGCGAGTGTCCCACCGGGGTCTGACAGCCGCCGGGAAGGGGACACGAAGGACATGCCAAGCTGAGAGGTGTGAGAGACCTTGCCGAGACCGTCGACCGAGCCTTCGCCGCCGCCCTCTACGCCCAGGACGACACCGGGCTGGACACCGGGGCGTCGCTGCTGGTCGCCGAGACCGAGCGGTGGGCCGCTGTCGGCCGGGAGCTGCTGGGGCGCGGGGAGGCGTACGTACGACAGGGCTGGGAGCGGGGCTGGCAGCCGGCCGACGTGCTCCGGCTGGTCCGCCGGGACCTCGAGGAGCGGCACCTGCGGATCACCGGGGACCTGATCGCCGCCGAGGCGCGCCGCTACGCCCGGCTCCCCGAGCGCTGGACCGATGCCGAGGTCTGGTGGGGCGAGGACGGGGCGTACGCCGACCGGCTCGCGCAGCGCGAACGGACGGACCGGTTCACGCTGGCCACCGCCTTCCTGGAGGTGTTCCGGCTGCTGATCCGGCTGCCGTCGATCGAACCGGTGGGCCCCCTGCCCGGCGACCCGGCGGACGCGCTCGTGGAGCACGCGCACATCGAGCCGCGCATGCTGGGCCGGATCCGCGCGCTGCTCGCGAAGGCCGAGGCGACCACCTTCCCCGAGGAGGCGGAGGCGCTCAGCGCCAAGGCCCAGGAGCTGATGGCCCGGCACACCGTGGACGAGGCGCTGCTCGCGGCCGGCGGCAAGGGCCCGGCCCAGGTGCCCGGCGCCTGCCGGATAGGCGTCGAGCCGCCGTACGAGGAGGCCAAGGCGGTGCTGCTCGACGCGGTGGCCACCGCCAACCGCTGCCGGGCGGTGTGGAACAGCGGCTTCGAGTTCTCCACGGTGGTCGGCTTCGAGAGCGACCTGGAGGCGGTGGAGCTGCTGTACACCTCGCTGCTCGTGCAGGGCACGGCGGCGATGACCCGCGCGGAGGCAGCGCAGCGCTCGGGCGGGCGCAAGCGGACGAAGACCTTCAGACAGTCCTTCCTGCTCGCATACGCCAGCAGGCTGGGCCAGCGGCTCGCCGAGACGGCCGAGCACACGGCGAGCGAGGCACCAGGCAACCTGCCGGCCCTGGTCGCCCGGGACGTGGCGGTCACCTCCCGGGCGGAGGAGATGTTCCCGCGGACCACGACGACCCGGCTGCGCGGTGCCACCGACCACGCGGGCTGGGAGGACGGCACGGCGGCCGCGGATGCCGCCCATGTGGCCCGCCGAGGCAAACCGCTACCGCGCTGACCGGGGCTCCGCCCCGGCCGGGACCGCTCTGTGATCAGGGAAGCACCGCGCGTGCACGTGCATCTGCCCATGCATACGCCAATGAACACAGCTATGATCCGGTGCAGTTGACATCTGCACTATCGGGGGCTTCCTGTGGACCACGCGTACAACGGGATGGCAGCTGCAGAACTCGCTTCCTTGTTTCAGCTGACCTGGCAGAAGAGCAGACACAGCAACTCGCAGGGATCCTGCGTGGAGTTCGCGAAACTGCCCGGCGGCGATGTCGCCATGCGCAACTCGCGCTTTCCGGACGGCCCGGCGCTCGTGTACACGCCGGCCGAGATAGAGGCCCTGCTCCTGGGCGTCAAGGACGGCGAGTTCGATCACCTGATCGGCTGACGGAACGGCGCACCCCATCAAGCCATGCACGTGCACTGGCCGGGACTGATCACTGAGATCAGTCCCGGCCAGTTGTCGTGTTCAGGGCGGGTGGTTCCGGCTCGTTCCCCGCTCGCTCCCCGCTCAGTCCTGGAGCAGGAAAAGCGCCCAGACCACCTTGCCGGTCAGCCGGCCCGCGAGCGGGTGCCAGCCCCAGCTGTCGCTGTACGAGTCCACCAGGAACAGCCCGCGCCCGGACTCCAGGTCGCAGTTCTCCTCCGTGCGCTCGGGGGAGAAGGAACCCCCGGGCCGGTCCTCGCTGGGGTCGCGCACCGCGCATACCAGCCGGGTGCTCCACCGCATCAGGTGCAGCCGTACCGCCGGCTCCGCCTCGCCGCCCGCACCCCGCGAATCCTCAGGCAGGGCATGGCGAAGCGCGTTGGTGACGAGCTCGGAGACTACGAGGGCGACATCGTCGAACCGCTCGTCGAGACCCCACTGGGACAGCGTCGACCGGCAGAAGGTGCGTGCTCCGCGCACGGCTTCCAGCCGGGCGGGCAGGGCGCAGGACGCGGACCCGGAGACAGCCGTGGGGTCGACCGGGGGAAGCCCCTGCCGTAACGGCTCGAGCATGGTCGATCCATTCGTCCCCATGCGAGGCACTCCCGGGATTCGCGGACGAAGCGGCGGCCTCGTCCAAAGAGAACTGCGGGGTGGGTCCGGCGCCGGCGCGAACAGCACGCAGGTGCGCGGGGACCATCGTTCCGAATGGGAGAGCCGGATGCAAGGGCAGATGCACGTGCACGCGCCGGACCTGTCCACTCCCGTGACGGTTCTTGCTCATTTCTTCCTACGCATACTTACGGACTTCTTTTCCAGGAGCCTGGATTCCGTTACAGAACGAGTACGGGCCGATGCGTTTTGGTGGCAGACTGCGGGCCCTGGGGTACGGGGGCCCCGCGCGCACGCATGCCAATTGCGATGGGGAGGGCAGTACTAGTGACCGCAGAAGCGAGCGGTTCTGTGGTGCGCCGCATCCTCCTGGGCTCCCAGCTCAGGCGACTCCGAGAATCCCGCGGCATCACCCGTGAGGCGGCCGGCTACTCGATCCGCGCATCCGAATCGAAGATCAGCCGCTTGGAGTTGGGAAGGGTGAGCTTCAAGGCCAGAGACGTGGAGGACCTCCTCACGCTCTACGGAGTCACGGACACCGCCGAGCGCGAGTCCCTGCTGGGACTGGTCCGCGAGGCCAACGCGACGGGCTGGTGGCACAGTTACGGCGACGTGCTGCCCGGCTGGTTCCAGACGTACATCGGTCTGGAGGGCGCGGCCTCGCTCATCCGCATCTATGAAGTCCAGTTCGTCCACGGCCTGTTGCAGACCGAGGCCTACGCCCACGCCGTCGTCAGCCGCGGCATGCCCGGCGCCACCCCCGTCGAGATCGACCGCCGCGTCGCGCTGCGCCTGGAGCGCCAGAAGGTCCTCGTCTCCGAGAACGCGCCGGTCTTCCACGCCGTCCTCGACGAGGCCGCCCTGCGCCGCCCGTACGGCGACCGCGACGTCATGCGCGGTCAGCTGGAGCACCTCATCGAGGTCTCCCAGCGGCCCAACGTGCAGCTCCAGGTGATGCCCTTCTCCTTCGGCGGCCACGCGGGCGAGAGCGGAGCCTTCACCCTGCTGCGCTTCCCCGAGTCCGACCTCCAGGACATCGTCTATCTGGAACAGCTCACCAGTGCCCTCTACCTGGACAAGGACGAGGAAGTGGGGCAGTACGGGCGGGCGATGGAGCGGCTCCAGGCAGACTGCCCCGACGCGGACCGGACCCGGGATCTTCTCCGCGGTCTGCTCCAACTGTCTTGATTCGAACGTACTATGACTCCTGATCAGTGCATGACGACCGATCGGTCTCCGGTGCAGCGCACGGGTGCGCGCTCGCAGTAAGGGATGGCATGTCCATATTCAGCGACCTGGCTCACCAGTACATCGACGGCGAATGGCTGGCCGGTACCGGTTCGTGGGACATCATCGACGTCAACCCGTACAACGGGGAGAAGCTCGCGGCCATCACGGTGGCCACCGTCGAGCAGGTGGACCAGGCCTACCGCGGCGCCGAGCGCGCCCAGCGCGAATGGGCGGCCACCAGCCCTTACACCAGACGCGCGGTCCTGGAGCGCGCCCTGCGGATCACCGAGGAGCGCGAGAAGGAGATCATCGAGGCGATGATCGACGAGCTCGGCGGGACCCATCCCAAGGCCGAGTACGAGGTCCATCTCGCCAAGGAGTTCATCCGCGAGGCGATGCAGCTCGCCGTCCGCCCCGAGGGCCGCATCCTGGCCTCGCCGGTCGAGGGCAAGGAGAACCGGGTCCAGCGCCTCCCGGTCGGCGTGATCACCGTGATCAGCCCCTTCAACTTCCCCTTCCTGGTCACCCTGAAGTCGGTCGCCCCGGCGCTCGCGCTGGGCAACGCGGT is a genomic window containing:
- a CDS encoding GNAT family N-acetyltransferase → MSGQATGSGVAVRTAGEADLEVAAELFRGYLEFYEVDVKDAERPRAFLAERLANDESQVLLAEVPGAGTVGFAQVYRTFSSLSMRPVWVLGDLYVAPSGRRTGAGRALLHEVLRRAREAGVAGVQLETAYDNTVAQGLYEAEGFVREGFHVYFHELG
- a CDS encoding DUF397 domain-containing protein; this translates as MDHAYNGMAAAELASLFQLTWQKSRHSNSQGSCVEFAKLPGGDVAMRNSRFPDGPALVYTPAEIEALLLGVKDGEFDHLIG
- a CDS encoding helix-turn-helix domain-containing protein; translated protein: MGRAVLVTAEASGSVVRRILLGSQLRRLRESRGITREAAGYSIRASESKISRLELGRVSFKARDVEDLLTLYGVTDTAERESLLGLVREANATGWWHSYGDVLPGWFQTYIGLEGAASLIRIYEVQFVHGLLQTEAYAHAVVSRGMPGATPVEIDRRVALRLERQKVLVSENAPVFHAVLDEAALRRPYGDRDVMRGQLEHLIEVSQRPNVQLQVMPFSFGGHAGESGAFTLLRFPESDLQDIVYLEQLTSALYLDKDEEVGQYGRAMERLQADCPDADRTRDLLRGLLQLS
- a CDS encoding ATP-binding protein — encoded protein: MLEPLRQGLPPVDPTAVSGSASCALPARLEAVRGARTFCRSTLSQWGLDERFDDVALVVSELVTNALRHALPEDSRGAGGEAEPAVRLHLMRWSTRLVCAVRDPSEDRPGGSFSPERTEENCDLESGRGLFLVDSYSDSWGWHPLAGRLTGKVVWALFLLQD
- a CDS encoding DUF2786 domain-containing protein, whose product is MRDLAETVDRAFAAALYAQDDTGLDTGASLLVAETERWAAVGRELLGRGEAYVRQGWERGWQPADVLRLVRRDLEERHLRITGDLIAAEARRYARLPERWTDAEVWWGEDGAYADRLAQRERTDRFTLATAFLEVFRLLIRLPSIEPVGPLPGDPADALVEHAHIEPRMLGRIRALLAKAEATTFPEEAEALSAKAQELMARHTVDEALLAAGGKGPAQVPGACRIGVEPPYEEAKAVLLDAVATANRCRAVWNSGFEFSTVVGFESDLEAVELLYTSLLVQGTAAMTRAEAAQRSGGRKRTKTFRQSFLLAYASRLGQRLAETAEHTASEAPGNLPALVARDVAVTSRAEEMFPRTTTTRLRGATDHAGWEDGTAAADAAHVARRGKPLPR
- a CDS encoding bifunctional 3'-5' exonuclease/DNA polymerase, with the protein product MSESAGRWGLAEDGEGLWHAAPVDPGAGSRIRVRHPAEAIRAAPAGTRWVWRSTAAVYPRLLAAGARVERCYDVEDAELLLLGHEGRFGEPRSAAAAWARLTNAPVPPDPPQRAAEPGAQDSLFDPRPATPVPLDALLAVHADQARRIGATAHPDRMRLLTAAESAAFLVAAEMNRAGLPWRADVHRALLTELLGERYAGGGEPRRLAELADRISAAFGRRVRPDLPADVIKAFAEAGIKLKSTRRWEIQELDHPAVEPLIEYKKLYRIYTAHGWSWLADWVRDGRFRPEFIPAGTLTGRWVTNGGGALQIPKVIRRAVVADPGWRLVVADADQMEPRVLAAISRDPAFMEVAGELADLYTAVSRQGFSGDRDKAKIAVLGAVYGQTSGDGLKNLAALRRRFPRAVAYVDDAAKAGEEGRLVRTWLGRTCPPPAETPDEGEAGIPQDREDAWTPSYASTNTRARGRFTRNFVVQGSAADWALLLLAGLRQTLAGMRAELVFFQHDEVIVHCPAEEAAAVAEAIRAAGDRAGRIAFGDTPVRFPFTTAVVECYADAK
- a CDS encoding serine hydrolase domain-containing protein; translation: MTTRWRSAVVGAAAAGLLLVPLGVGAGNAGGTAGLAPAVAAAVTPAAEDFPRLTPAVAAQLDEAVKQVMTEAKVPGVMVALSAPGKGEYVRSFGVADKATDAPMTTDLYMRIGSVTKTFTVTALLQLVDEGKVGLDDPIGKYVDGVPNGDRITLRELAGMRSGLFNYSEDEGFFKALTSDPRRPFTPQELLGYSFKHPVLFEPGAKFLYCNTNLILLGLVVEKVTGQKLDDYVNREVVAAAGLKHTMFPAGAEFPSPHAHGYTDQTASGKTEDATNWNPSWGWAAGAMNSDLTDMRSWAKTLATGSLLTPATQAERLKVTPALPGTGYGLGIFNVQGWIGHNGSLPGYEALVVYMPQTQATMVVLLNTDIGYEGSEPSTLFGEAITKVVTPEHVFSLPAQPVSGN